In Erwinia sp. SLM-02, one genomic interval encodes:
- the ruvX gene encoding Holliday junction resolvase RuvX encodes MSTMTLLAFDFGTKSIGVAIGQQLTGTARPLTALKAQDGIPDWNKIEALLKEWQPDRVVVGLPLNMDGTEQPLTVRARKFANRLHGRFGVQVDLHDERLSTVEARAELFERGGFRALSKGSVDSLSAVIILESWFENQY; translated from the coding sequence ATGAGTACAATGACGCTACTGGCGTTTGACTTCGGTACCAAAAGCATCGGCGTCGCCATTGGGCAGCAGCTCACCGGCACGGCCCGGCCCCTGACCGCGCTGAAAGCGCAGGACGGCATCCCGGACTGGAACAAAATTGAAGCCCTGCTGAAAGAGTGGCAGCCGGACCGCGTTGTCGTCGGCCTGCCGCTGAATATGGACGGTACCGAACAGCCGCTCACCGTCAGAGCGCGCAAGTTTGCCAATCGCCTGCACGGCCGCTTTGGCGTACAGGTGGATCTGCACGATGAGCGCCTCAGCACCGTCGAAGCACGCGCCGAGCTGTTTGAACGCGGTGGCTTCCGCGCGCTGAGCAAGGGCAGCGTGGATTCACTTTCGGCGGTGATCATTTTAGAAAGCTGGTTTGAGAATCAGTATTAA
- a CDS encoding type IV pilus twitching motility protein PilT, which translates to MDIEEIVALSVKHNAGDLHLCSGHSPFWRRHGLLEPLSDRPEVGNAWLERFADRTLSALQKEELSLRGQLDFALTLGGVRLRANLFRQRSGLSLALRLIASEFPSAASLHLPAVVASLEQQHEGLILIAGATGSGKSTTLAALIDGINRQQQRHILTLEDPIEFLHDSRRSLIQQRELGEHFTSFADGLRAALREDPDVILLGELRDSETIRLALTAAETGHLVLATLHARGAAQAVERLVDVFPGEEKNLIRSQLAGSLKAVMAQRLVAAERGRTGLFEVMINCPAAANLIREGKTHQLPALLQTGSQLGMQTFEQSLAERRRLGLLPE; encoded by the coding sequence ATGGATATTGAAGAAATTGTGGCCCTTAGTGTAAAGCATAATGCAGGAGATCTGCATCTCTGTAGTGGTCATTCGCCATTCTGGCGACGCCATGGATTGCTGGAGCCGCTCAGCGACAGGCCCGAGGTCGGCAACGCCTGGCTGGAACGGTTCGCCGATCGTACATTATCCGCGCTGCAAAAGGAGGAGCTTAGCCTGCGCGGCCAGCTGGATTTTGCGCTGACGCTGGGCGGGGTCAGGCTGCGTGCCAACCTGTTTCGCCAGCGCAGCGGGCTGTCGCTGGCGCTGCGGTTGATTGCCAGCGAGTTCCCGAGCGCCGCGTCGCTGCATCTGCCTGCGGTCGTTGCCTCGCTGGAACAGCAGCACGAGGGCTTGATCCTGATCGCTGGCGCAACGGGCAGCGGCAAATCCACCACCCTGGCGGCGCTGATCGACGGCATCAATCGGCAGCAGCAGCGGCATATCCTGACGCTGGAAGATCCCATTGAGTTTCTGCACGACAGCCGTCGTTCACTCATCCAGCAGCGCGAGCTGGGGGAGCATTTCACCAGCTTTGCCGACGGACTGCGGGCAGCGCTGCGTGAAGATCCGGACGTGATTCTGCTGGGGGAACTGCGCGACAGCGAGACCATCCGGCTGGCGCTGACGGCGGCAGAAACCGGCCATCTGGTGCTCGCCACGCTGCACGCGCGCGGTGCGGCTCAGGCGGTTGAGCGGCTGGTGGATGTGTTTCCCGGCGAAGAAAAAAACCTCATCCGCAGCCAGCTTGCCGGCAGCCTGAAAGCGGTGATGGCTCAGCGGCTGGTGGCGGCAGAACGGGGGCGAACAGGGCTGTTTGAGGTGATGATCAACTGCCCGGCGGCGGCGAATCTTATCCGTGAGGGGAAAACGCATCAGCTGCCCGCGCTGTTACAGACCGGCAGCCAGCTGGGGATGCAAACCTTTGAACAGAGCCTGGCGGAGCGTCGGCGGCTGGGGCTGCTGCCGGAGTAG
- a CDS encoding YggS family pyridoxal phosphate-dependent enzyme: MTSIEQNLQQVRQRISTAAGQCGRGPQEITLLAVSKTKPASAVAEAAAAGQRCFGENYVQEGVDKIQALADPCLVWHFIGPLQSNKSRLVAEHFDWCHTVDRLRIATRLNEQRPEDAQPLNVLIQVNISDEHSKSGITLAELPALAQAVALLPRLRLRGLMAIPAPETEYDRQLAVCRQMAAAFEQLQKDYPGVDTLSLGMSDDMDAAIAAGSTMVRIGTAIFGARDYASRQ, translated from the coding sequence ATGACTTCGATTGAGCAAAACTTACAGCAAGTCCGCCAGCGGATCTCAACGGCGGCAGGCCAATGCGGCCGCGGTCCACAGGAAATTACGCTGCTTGCAGTGAGCAAAACCAAACCTGCGAGCGCCGTCGCAGAAGCCGCCGCAGCCGGCCAGCGTTGCTTCGGTGAAAATTACGTACAGGAAGGCGTGGATAAGATCCAGGCGCTGGCGGATCCCTGCCTTGTATGGCACTTTATCGGTCCGCTGCAATCCAACAAGAGCCGGCTGGTGGCGGAGCATTTTGACTGGTGCCACACGGTCGATCGCCTGCGCATTGCTACCCGGCTTAACGAACAGCGGCCCGAAGATGCACAACCGCTGAACGTGCTGATTCAGGTCAACATCAGCGATGAGCACAGTAAATCGGGTATCACGCTGGCGGAGTTACCGGCGCTGGCCCAGGCCGTAGCGCTGCTGCCGCGCCTGCGCCTGCGCGGGCTGATGGCCATCCCCGCGCCGGAAACGGAGTACGATCGCCAGCTGGCGGTATGCCGGCAAATGGCCGCAGCCTTTGAGCAGCTGCAAAAAGATTATCCCGGCGTAGACACGCTTTCTCTGGGAATGAGTGACGACATGGACGCCGCGATTGCGGCGGGCAGTACCATGGTGCGTATTGGCACCGCAATCTTCGGCGCGCGCGATTATGCCAGCCGCCAATGA
- a CDS encoding YggT family protein — translation MLALIFLVTTVIAIYIKVLLLRIWMQWARCDFYNPFSQFVVKITQPIVKPLRRIIPSIGPVDTASLLIAYIISVLLGPLALRMFFPDPIFLYLGLVILVKAAGVLVFWVIIIRSLMSWFSQGRNPVDLVLMQLTEPLMAPIRRFIPPMAGIDFSAMVVILILYALNFIGLEYIPGWVQF, via the coding sequence ATGCTAGCGTTGATTTTTCTGGTAACAACGGTGATTGCCATCTACATCAAGGTGTTGTTACTGCGCATCTGGATGCAGTGGGCACGATGTGACTTTTATAATCCGTTTTCACAGTTTGTGGTGAAAATCACTCAACCGATCGTTAAGCCGCTGCGGCGCATTATCCCCTCCATCGGGCCGGTTGATACCGCCTCGCTGCTGATTGCCTATATCATCAGCGTACTGCTTGGGCCGCTGGCGCTGCGCATGTTCTTCCCGGATCCGATATTCCTCTATCTGGGCCTGGTTATTCTGGTGAAAGCCGCCGGCGTGCTGGTATTCTGGGTGATTATTATCCGTTCCCTGATGAGCTGGTTCAGCCAGGGCCGCAACCCGGTTGATCTGGTACTGATGCAGCTGACCGAGCCGCTGATGGCCCCGATTCGCCGCTTTATCCCACCGATGGCGGGCATTGATTTCTCGGCAATGGTGGTGATCCTGATTCTGTATGCGCTGAATTTCATCGGCCTGGAATATATCCCGGGCTGGGTACAGTTCTGA
- a CDS encoding XTP/dITP diphosphatase, whose translation MQKVVLATGNPGKVRELAHLLAEFGLDIVAQTELGVESAEETGLTFIENAILKARHAAEITGLPAIADDSGLAVDALGGAPGIYSARYAGLDASDQQNLDKLLAALENVPDGQRQAQFHCVLVYVRHAADPTPLVFHGSWAGEIARSEAGQGGFGYDPIFYVPELGKTAAELSKDEKRAVSHRGKALNLLLDAMKNG comes from the coding sequence ATGCAAAAAGTCGTACTCGCCACCGGCAACCCCGGTAAAGTTCGTGAGCTGGCCCACCTGCTGGCCGAATTCGGCCTTGATATCGTGGCGCAGACGGAACTGGGCGTGGAGTCAGCCGAGGAAACCGGCCTGACCTTTATTGAAAACGCCATTCTCAAGGCGCGCCACGCGGCGGAAATTACCGGGCTTCCGGCGATTGCCGATGACTCCGGGCTGGCGGTTGATGCCCTCGGCGGCGCGCCCGGCATTTATTCCGCGCGCTACGCGGGCCTGGATGCCAGCGACCAGCAAAATCTCGACAAGCTGCTGGCCGCGCTGGAAAACGTGCCGGACGGGCAGCGCCAGGCGCAGTTCCACTGCGTGCTGGTCTACGTGCGCCACGCCGCCGACCCGACGCCGCTGGTATTTCACGGCAGCTGGGCAGGCGAGATCGCACGCAGCGAAGCGGGCCAGGGTGGCTTTGGCTACGATCCGATTTTCTATGTGCCGGAGCTGGGTAAAACGGCAGCGGAACTGAGCAAGGACGAAAAGCGGGCGGTTTCTCATCGCGGAAAAGCGTTGAACCTGCTGCTGGACGCCATGAAGAATGGCTAA
- the hemW gene encoding radical SAM family heme chaperone HemW, with amino-acid sequence MANLPPLSLYIHIPWCVQKCPYCDFNSHALKGDVPHEEYVQHLLNDLDDDLPLTSGREVSTIFIGGGTPSLLSSEAMQMLLDGVRARLPLSPTAEITMEANPGTVEADRFSGYQRAGINRISIGVQSFSAQKLERLGRIHGPDEARRAAKLAEDLGLRSFNLDLMHGLPDQSLEEALDDLRQAIALNPPHLSWYQLTIEPNTLFASRPPRLPDDDDLWDIFEQGHQLLSAAGYQQYETSAYAKPGYRCEHNLNYWRFGDYLGIGCGAHGKLTQPDGTIIRTTKTRHPRGFMAGKYLDKRHDVADADKPFEFFMNRFRLLEAAPRAEYQRYTGLPESSVRAQLDEALAKGYLTETAEYWQITEKGKLFLNSLLELFLAE; translated from the coding sequence ATGGCTAATCTCCCCCCGCTGAGCCTGTATATTCATATCCCGTGGTGCGTGCAGAAGTGTCCCTACTGTGATTTCAACTCCCATGCGTTAAAGGGCGACGTGCCGCACGAAGAGTACGTGCAGCACCTGCTCAACGATCTGGATGACGATCTGCCGCTCACCTCAGGCCGTGAAGTGAGCACCATCTTTATCGGTGGCGGCACACCCAGCCTGCTGAGCAGCGAAGCGATGCAGATGCTGCTGGACGGCGTGCGTGCGCGCCTGCCGCTGTCGCCGACGGCGGAAATCACCATGGAGGCGAACCCGGGCACCGTCGAGGCCGACCGTTTCAGCGGCTATCAGCGCGCCGGGATTAACCGCATCTCCATTGGCGTGCAGAGCTTCAGTGCGCAGAAGCTGGAGCGGCTGGGGCGCATTCACGGGCCGGACGAAGCCAGACGCGCGGCGAAGCTGGCGGAAGATCTGGGCCTGCGCAGCTTTAATCTTGATCTAATGCACGGCCTGCCGGACCAGTCGCTGGAAGAGGCGCTGGACGACCTGCGCCAGGCGATTGCGCTGAACCCGCCGCACCTGTCGTGGTATCAGCTGACCATCGAGCCGAACACGCTGTTCGCCTCGCGGCCGCCGCGCCTGCCGGACGATGACGATCTGTGGGATATCTTCGAGCAGGGCCACCAGCTGCTCAGCGCGGCGGGCTATCAGCAGTATGAAACCTCGGCCTACGCCAAACCCGGCTATCGCTGCGAGCACAACCTTAACTACTGGCGCTTTGGCGACTACCTGGGGATTGGCTGCGGCGCGCACGGCAAGCTGACCCAGCCGGACGGCACCATTATCCGCACCACCAAAACCCGCCATCCGCGCGGATTTATGGCCGGTAAATATCTGGATAAGCGCCATGACGTGGCCGATGCCGACAAGCCGTTCGAGTTCTTTATGAACCGGTTCCGCCTGCTGGAAGCCGCACCGCGCGCGGAGTATCAGCGCTATACCGGCCTGCCGGAAAGCAGCGTGCGCGCGCAGCTGGATGAGGCGCTGGCGAAAGGCTACCTGACGGAAACGGCGGAATACTGGCAGATCACCGAAAAAGGGAAGCTGTTCCTGAACTCGCTGCTGGAGCTGTTCCTGGCGGAATAA
- a CDS encoding DUF2884 domain-containing protein, whose product MRKTLIGGALLLLAAGQAQADYQCSVNPQDDVVISPAQVQVVGASGNLVITPKGDVQRNGQAVSVDNPTRQKAIDYQNALRRDLPWIDNGAKQRLEKGRVALDRVIVEKLGQNSNVRQRLTTLDGQLKQQMNRIIEHRSDGLTFHHQAVAQVRQDGERLVQSAMGGVVQDSLNEMGSKQASGNDNPLQAIMGNLGGLQQAIQAEWSNQEQDFQNFGHEVCNRVTGLEAQRKTLVAALN is encoded by the coding sequence ATGCGAAAAACGCTAATTGGCGGCGCACTACTGCTGCTGGCAGCCGGTCAGGCGCAGGCGGATTATCAGTGCAGCGTTAATCCTCAGGATGATGTTGTTATCTCGCCTGCCCAGGTGCAGGTGGTGGGGGCCAGCGGTAACCTGGTGATTACGCCGAAGGGCGACGTGCAGCGCAATGGTCAGGCGGTCAGCGTGGATAACCCCACCCGACAGAAAGCCATTGATTACCAGAACGCGCTGCGCCGCGATCTGCCGTGGATTGATAACGGTGCGAAGCAGCGTCTGGAGAAAGGCCGCGTGGCGCTGGACCGGGTAATTGTGGAAAAACTGGGGCAGAACAGCAACGTGCGCCAGCGCCTGACCACGCTGGACGGCCAGCTAAAACAGCAGATGAACCGCATTATTGAGCATCGCAGTGACGGCCTGACCTTCCACCACCAGGCGGTGGCGCAGGTGCGCCAGGACGGCGAACGGCTGGTGCAGAGCGCGATGGGCGGCGTGGTACAGGACAGCCTGAATGAGATGGGCAGCAAGCAGGCCAGCGGCAACGATAATCCGCTGCAGGCGATTATGGGCAATCTCGGGGGCTTACAGCAGGCGATTCAGGCCGAATGGAGCAATCAGGAACAGGATTTCCAGAACTTCGGCCATGAAGTCTGTAATCGCGTCACCGGTCTGGAAGCGCAGCGCAAAACGCTGGTGGCCGCGCTGAACTAA
- a CDS encoding YggL family protein has product MATQRSRRLRKKMHIDEFQELGFSVGFSFAEGTSEESIDSTVDALIEEVIEPNGLAFDGSGYLQWEGLICLQKIGKCTDEHRELVRNWLEARKLNDVKVTELFDVWWD; this is encoded by the coding sequence ATGGCTACACAACGCAGTCGTCGTCTTCGTAAGAAAATGCACATTGATGAGTTCCAGGAGTTAGGTTTCTCCGTGGGCTTCAGCTTCGCCGAAGGGACCAGCGAAGAGAGCATCGACAGCACCGTTGATGCCCTGATCGAAGAAGTGATTGAACCTAACGGCCTGGCGTTTGACGGTAGCGGCTATCTGCAGTGGGAAGGTCTGATCTGCCTGCAGAAAATCGGCAAATGCACCGATGAGCACCGCGAGCTGGTTCGTAACTGGCTGGAAGCGCGTAAGCTGAATGACGTGAAAGTCACCGAACTTTTCGACGTCTGGTGGGACTAA
- the trmB gene encoding tRNA (guanosine(46)-N7)-methyltransferase TrmB, translating to MKNDVISPEFDENGRAMRRIRSFVRRQGRLTKGQQQALDTLWPVMGVEYQPEPVDFTTLFGRDAPVVLEIGFGMGASLVSMAASNPHQNFLGIEVHSPGVGACLATAEEAGVTNLRVMCHDAVEVLENMIPDNALRMVQLFFPDPWHKARHNKRRIVQVPFAERVMRKLKLGGVFHMATDWEAYAEHMLEVMSSIDGYKNLSETANWVERPESRPLTKFEQRGQRLGHGVWDLMFERVK from the coding sequence ATGAAAAATGATGTTATCTCACCGGAATTCGATGAAAATGGCCGCGCAATGCGCCGTATCCGCAGCTTTGTGCGTCGCCAGGGTCGTCTGACTAAAGGCCAGCAGCAGGCGCTGGATACGCTGTGGCCGGTAATGGGCGTGGAATATCAGCCGGAACCTGTTGATTTCACCACTCTGTTTGGTCGCGATGCGCCGGTCGTGCTGGAAATCGGTTTCGGTATGGGGGCGTCGCTGGTCAGCATGGCGGCAAGTAACCCACATCAGAACTTCCTCGGTATCGAAGTGCATTCACCCGGCGTGGGTGCCTGTCTGGCGACGGCGGAAGAAGCTGGGGTGACGAACCTGCGGGTGATGTGTCACGATGCGGTGGAAGTGCTGGAAAATATGATCCCGGATAATGCCCTGCGCATGGTGCAGCTATTCTTCCCGGATCCGTGGCATAAAGCGCGCCACAATAAGCGCCGTATCGTGCAGGTACCGTTTGCCGAGCGCGTGATGCGCAAGCTTAAGCTGGGCGGCGTGTTCCATATGGCAACCGACTGGGAAGCCTACGCCGAGCATATGCTGGAAGTGATGAGCAGCATTGACGGCTATAAAAATCTGTCGGAAACGGCGAACTGGGTGGAACGCCCGGAGTCGCGTCCGTTAACTAAATTTGAGCAGCGCGGCCAGCGTCTTGGCCACGGTGTGTGGGATCTGATGTTCGAGAGGGTTAAATAA
- the mutY gene encoding A/G-specific adenine glycosylase, whose product MMQASQFAQQVLDWYQLYGRKTLPWQLDKTPYTVWLSEVMLQQTQVATVIPYFERFIARFPTVSDLAAAPLDEVLHLWTGLGYYARARNLHKAAKTVVEKHGGSFPQTFEEVADLPGVGRSTAGAVLSLSLGKHFPILDGNVKRVLARCYAVDGWPGKKEVEKRLWQVSTEVTPAAGVSQFNQAMMDLGATVCTRSKPKCEICPLKNGCIATAHGSWAKYPGKKPKQTIPERTGWLLLMQQGQHVWLEQRPPVGLWGGLYCFPQFATEEELRSALRLRGIDDRHLRQMIAFRHTFSHFHLDIVPMWLDLPSPRAAMDDGPGLWYNLAQPPSVGLAAPVERLLQQLRQPQHMVLSARATEEEEE is encoded by the coding sequence ATGATGCAAGCATCGCAGTTCGCACAGCAGGTACTGGACTGGTATCAGCTCTATGGCCGCAAAACCCTGCCGTGGCAGCTGGATAAAACCCCCTATACCGTCTGGCTGTCTGAAGTGATGCTGCAACAGACCCAGGTGGCCACGGTGATCCCCTACTTCGAGCGTTTTATCGCGCGCTTCCCCACCGTCAGCGATCTGGCGGCCGCGCCGCTGGATGAAGTTCTGCATCTGTGGACCGGGCTTGGCTACTATGCCCGCGCCCGCAACCTGCACAAGGCGGCGAAAACGGTGGTGGAAAAACACGGCGGCAGCTTCCCGCAGACCTTTGAGGAGGTTGCCGACCTGCCGGGCGTGGGCCGCTCGACCGCCGGTGCCGTTCTCTCCCTGTCGCTGGGCAAACATTTTCCGATCCTCGACGGCAACGTTAAGCGCGTACTGGCCCGCTGCTACGCCGTTGACGGCTGGCCGGGTAAGAAAGAGGTGGAAAAGCGCCTGTGGCAGGTCAGCACCGAAGTGACGCCTGCGGCTGGCGTCAGCCAGTTCAATCAGGCGATGATGGATCTGGGCGCGACGGTCTGCACCCGCTCCAAACCCAAATGCGAGATCTGCCCGCTGAAAAACGGCTGCATCGCCACCGCGCACGGCAGCTGGGCGAAATACCCCGGGAAAAAGCCGAAACAGACCATCCCGGAGCGCACCGGCTGGCTGCTGCTGATGCAGCAGGGCCAGCACGTCTGGCTGGAGCAGCGCCCTCCGGTCGGACTGTGGGGTGGACTATACTGTTTTCCGCAGTTCGCCACTGAAGAAGAACTGCGCAGTGCGCTGCGCCTGCGCGGCATTGACGATCGTCATTTGCGGCAGATGATCGCCTTCCGCCATACCTTCAGCCATTTCCACCTGGATATTGTGCCTATGTGGCTGGATCTGCCATCGCCCCGTGCGGCAATGGATGACGGTCCGGGTCTCTGGTATAACTTAGCGCAGCCGCCCTCCGTGGGGCTGGCCGCGCCGGTAGAGCGCCTGCTACAGCAGCTGCGCCAGCCACAACACATGGTGCTGAGTGCTCGCGCTACAGAAGAAGAGGAAGAGTAA
- a CDS encoding oxidative damage protection protein, producing the protein MSRTIFCTFLQRDADGQDFQLYPGDLGKRIYNEISKEAWSKWMAKQTMLINEKKLSMMNPEDRKQLEQEMVKFLFEGKEVHIDGYTPPAE; encoded by the coding sequence ATGAGCAGAACTATTTTTTGCACGTTCCTGCAACGTGACGCCGATGGGCAGGATTTCCAGCTTTACCCGGGCGATCTGGGTAAGCGCATCTATAACGAGATTTCGAAAGAAGCCTGGTCAAAATGGATGGCTAAGCAGACCATGCTGATTAATGAAAAGAAACTCAGCATGATGAATCCTGAAGACCGTAAGCAGCTGGAGCAGGAGATGGTCAAGTTCCTGTTCGAAGGTAAAGAAGTCCATATCGACGGTTACACACCGCCAGCAGAATAA
- the mltC gene encoding membrane-bound lytic murein transglycosylase MltC, whose amino-acid sequence MNKKLLSLLIIAPLLISCSGKKQNASHEEWIKDTNGFDILMGQFAHNIENIWGMNEVLIAGPKDYVKYSDQYYTRSHINFDAGSITIETIAGTDPMASLRQAIVTTLLIGEDPGNVDLYSDANDIQISREPLLYGQVLDNTGQPIRWQGRAGTFADYLIKNKLQRRTSGLHVIWSVTIPMVPNHLDKRAHKYLPLVRQAAEKYGVDQSLILAIMQIESSFNPYAVSHADALGLMQVVQHTAGVDVFRMKGKWGKPSRSYLLDPANNIDAGTAYLSLLQGNYLAGISNPTSRRYAVITAYNGGAGSVLRVFSSDKDTAFSKINNLSPSDVYQQLTNNHPSAESRRYLYKVNNAQKSYHRY is encoded by the coding sequence ATGAATAAAAAACTCCTGAGTTTGCTGATTATCGCACCTCTGCTGATCTCCTGCTCCGGCAAGAAGCAGAATGCCAGCCATGAAGAATGGATAAAGGACACCAACGGCTTTGATATTTTGATGGGACAGTTTGCCCACAACATCGAAAATATCTGGGGCATGAACGAGGTGCTGATCGCCGGTCCAAAAGACTACGTGAAGTACAGCGATCAGTACTACACCCGCAGCCACATCAACTTTGACGCCGGTAGCATTACCATTGAAACCATCGCCGGAACCGATCCGATGGCCAGCCTGCGCCAGGCGATCGTCACCACGCTGTTGATTGGTGAAGACCCGGGTAATGTCGATCTCTACTCCGACGCCAACGATATTCAGATCAGCCGTGAGCCGCTGCTGTACGGTCAGGTACTGGACAACACCGGGCAGCCGATCCGCTGGCAGGGCCGCGCCGGCACCTTCGCGGACTATCTGATCAAGAACAAGCTGCAGCGCCGCACCTCGGGGCTGCACGTTATCTGGTCCGTGACCATTCCGATGGTGCCGAACCACCTCGACAAGCGTGCGCACAAGTACCTGCCGCTGGTCCGTCAGGCCGCTGAGAAATACGGCGTTGACCAGTCGCTGATTCTGGCGATTATGCAGATTGAATCGAGCTTCAACCCCTATGCGGTCAGCCACGCCGATGCGCTGGGGCTGATGCAGGTGGTGCAGCATACCGCGGGCGTTGACGTGTTCCGCATGAAGGGGAAATGGGGCAAACCAAGCCGCAGCTACCTGCTGGATCCGGCCAATAATATCGATGCCGGTACGGCGTATCTGTCGCTGCTGCAGGGCAACTACCTGGCCGGCATCAGCAACCCGACCTCACGCCGCTATGCGGTGATCACCGCCTATAACGGCGGAGCGGGCAGCGTGCTGCGGGTGTTCTCCAGCGATAAAGATACGGCGTTCAGCAAGATTAACAACCTGTCGCCGTCGGACGTGTATCAGCAGCTGACCAACAATCACCCTTCCGCTGAGTCCCGTCGTTATCTGTATAAAGTGAACAACGCGCAGAAGAGCTATCACCGCTACTGA
- a CDS encoding phosphoenolpyruvate hydrolase family protein, with the protein MPAFSRQQLLTKFQQMIARREPIIGGGAGTGLSAKCEEAGGIDLIVIYNSGRYRMAGRGSLAGLLAYGNANEIVVDMAKEVLPVVKHTPVLAGVNGTDPFCQFDQFLDQLKALGFSGVQNFPTVGLIDGNFRANLEETGMGYALEVEMIRLAHHKDMLTTPYVFSAEDAVAMTRAGADIIVPHMGLTTGGSIGAETALKLADCVPLINEWAAAAKAERSDVIVLCHGGPIASPEDAQFILRHCPQCDGFYGASSMERLPVETALTDTTRQFKRLAR; encoded by the coding sequence ATGCCCGCTTTTTCTCGTCAGCAGCTGCTGACAAAATTTCAACAGATGATTGCCCGCCGCGAGCCGATTATCGGCGGCGGTGCCGGAACCGGACTGTCGGCAAAATGTGAGGAGGCCGGAGGGATCGATTTGATCGTTATCTACAACTCCGGGCGCTATCGCATGGCCGGGCGTGGCTCACTGGCCGGACTGCTGGCCTATGGCAACGCCAACGAGATCGTGGTCGATATGGCAAAGGAGGTGCTTCCCGTCGTGAAGCATACCCCGGTGCTGGCCGGCGTGAACGGGACCGATCCTTTCTGCCAGTTCGATCAGTTCCTCGACCAGCTGAAAGCGCTGGGCTTTTCCGGCGTTCAGAATTTCCCCACCGTGGGGCTGATTGACGGTAACTTCCGCGCCAATCTTGAGGAAACCGGCATGGGCTATGCGCTGGAGGTGGAGATGATCCGTCTGGCGCACCACAAAGATATGCTGACCACGCCGTATGTATTCAGCGCCGAAGATGCGGTGGCTATGACCCGGGCCGGGGCGGATATCATCGTCCCGCATATGGGGCTGACCACCGGCGGCAGCATTGGTGCTGAAACGGCGCTGAAGCTTGCCGACTGCGTTCCGCTGATTAACGAATGGGCTGCCGCGGCGAAGGCCGAGCGGAGTGATGTGATTGTGCTCTGCCACGGAGGGCCGATTGCCAGCCCGGAAGATGCGCAGTTTATTTTGCGTCACTGCCCGCAGTGCGATGGTTTTTATGGTGCCAGCTCCATGGAGCGGCTGCCTGTTGAAACGGCACTGACCGACACCACCCGCCAGTTTAAACGCCTGGCGCGCTAA